The region GAGCTAATTCGTGATGCAGTTGTTGCAAAATTTGCAACAACTGCATCTGATGGCAAAACTTACCAAGTAGACTACTATAACCTAGACGTGATCATCTCAGTGGGCTACAGGGTTAACTCAAAACGCGGCACCCAATTCAGGATTTGGGCTACCAACGTGCTGCGCACGCACCTGGTAGAGGGTTATACCTTAAATGAAAAGCGGCTGCGGGAGCAGGCTCAGAAGTATAACGACCTGAAGCAAACGGTGAAGCTGCTGCAGAACGTGATGCAGCGAAAAGAATTGACCAGCGATGAAAGTGCAGGCTTGCTACAGGTTATCAGCGACTACACGTATGCCCTTGATGTGCTGGACGATTACGACCATCAACGTCTGACTATTACGGGCACACATAGGCAGGAGCTTTTCAGGATCACCTATAGGAGCGCCATGGCAGCCATCCGAACGCTAAAAGAAAAGTTTGGGGGCTCTGAGCTATTTGGGCGGGAGAAAGACCAAAGCTTTCAAAGCTCGATCAACACCATTTATCAGTCTTTCGATGGAGAAGATTTATATCCTTCGACCGAGGAAAAAGCGGCTAACCTGCTATACTTTGTCGTCAAGAACCACTCCTTTTCAGATGGCAATAAACGAATTGCGGCTTTCCTGTTTGTGTGGTTTATGGAGAAAAACCAGCTGCTCTACGATGCAGAGGGCCGGAAACGAATTGCCGATAATGCGCTTGTTGCCCTTACACTGCTGATAGCAGAAAGTAACCCTTCGGAAAAGGATATGATGGTAAAGGTAATCGTGAACCTCATCAACCAACAGAACTAACTAACCCGCTACAATTTCCGCAGCACCTGCCGCGCCCTTTCCGACACAGCCTCAAAGTATGCCTTGTCTGCCTGCACCTCCTCAGCTGTTTTTCCCAGCACCTCCCGCCTGTTCATCGGGTCTGCCAGCGAGGTGAGGGTGATGGTTTTTCGGAGCCGCTGCTTTTTCTCAAAACTTATACTTCCCAGGCTCAGCCCTTCGAGCCGCTGAACCAACGTTTCCCTGAAATCCTTCTGCTCCACCGCTTCTTCTTCCAGCAGGCGCATGATAGCCGTTACGGCCTCGTCTTCGAAAGGAGACGCCACCGCAACGGTAATCAGTTCTTTTGTAGAAGGTAAAGGCAGTCTGATCAGCAGCTCGTAGCCCCCACCACGTTGCTCGCCAGCGGTGGTGTAGCACTTCATCCAGAACCTGCCAGCAGCATCCTTATACACAGCCGCCAAGCCGCCTGCCGCCTCTTCCATCAGCTGCATGTTGCTCAGAAGCTGCTCTATCAGCCTGGCGTCTCCGTATAATTTCCGCTCCTGCACGGGCTCTCTATGCTTTATACTTTATCTCAAAGCCCACCTTCTCCAGGTCCTCCCAGAAGCGGGGATATGACTTGCGCACCACACTTGGCTCCTGTATCTCCACGGGCTGCAGCAGGGCCAGCGGGGCAAAGGCCATGGCCATACGGTGATCCTGGTAAGTGCGGAACGACAGCTCTTTCTTCTGCAGAATGCCCGGCTTCAGGTGAAACACGCCCGGCGTTACCTCCTGCAGCGATGCGTTCAGGCTCAGGACTTCTATCTGCAGCGCCTGGATACGGTCCGTCTCCTTGATGCGCAGGCTCTCCAGCCCCGTCATGTCAACCGCTATCCCCATGCCGGCGCACAGGGCTACCACTGTTTGGGCAAGGTCCGGGCAGTCGGAGAAGTCGAGGGAAATATGGTGCTCGTGCTCTTTCTTCAGCAGCCTTACGCCGCCTTCAATAAACTCGGTATATACTCCCAGGCGGTACATGATATCCACAATGGCGCGATCGCCCTGGAACGATTGCTCCTTGAGGCCCAGCAGCGTGATGTCTGCCTCCTGGGCAAGCGCCACTAAACTGTACCAGTAGCTTGAAGCCGACCAGTCAGACTCCACGGTAAACGCTGCGGATTTATACTTCTGCGGCTTCACGGTGATGGTGTTTCCGGAGAAATCGGCTGTTACGCCAAAGTGCTGCATCAGCGAGAGCGTCATCTCGATGTAGGGCCGTGAGCCGATCTTGCCCTCCAGCTCCAGCTCCAGCCCCTCTGGCAGCAAAGGCGCGATCATCAGCAAAGCCGAGATATACTGGCTGCTGATGTCGCTGCGCACTTTCAGGTATTTTTGGCCGCTGCCCTTAAAGCCATTTAGCTTCAGGGGCGGGTATCCCTCCTCCCCCAGGTATGCTATACTTGCCCCCAGTTCCCGTAGCGCCTCCACCAGAATCTTTATCGGGCGCTGGCACATGCGCTCGGTGCCTGTCAGGGTTTTCTGTTGACCTGTTACGGCGTAGTAGGCTGTCAGGAAACGCATGACAGTGCCGGCATCTTCGGCGTCTATGGTTTCGGCATCGCTCTTTAGCAGGCGCTGGAGCAGTTGCGTGTCGTTGGCTTCGGAGAGGTTGTGCAGCTGCGACTCCTGCCCCGACAAGGCGGCGATTATGAGGGCACGGTTGGCTTCGCTCTTAGAGGCAGGTAGTTTTATACTTCCGGTCAGTATGCCGGTAGGGTGGTAAAGGGTGAGGCTTTGGCTCATAGTAAGGTATAGTAGCGTAGTGATTCAACAATTTCCTGCACCGTGATGGGCTGGTCGTATACAGTCTTGCCAATGCCTTGCAGCAGGGTGCAGTTGATGGTGGAGCGGGTGTTTTTCTTGTCCTGCAGGGCGAGCAGGGCTATTTGTTGGATATCCTGTTCCGTGAGCTTTACCTTCTCATAAATGGTCGCCAAGAAAGTCTCGATCTTATCCAGCTCTTCGGAAGAGAGCAGCTCATATTTTTTGCTGATCCAGGCCTCGCAGAGCATGCCCACCGCCACCGCCTCGCCGTGCAGCAGGGCTCGCTCCGGTTGCTCCAGTAAATAGCTCTCCACGGCGTGGCCCACGGTATGGCCAAAGTTCAGGATCTTGCGCAGGCCGCCCTCCAGCGGGTCCTGCTCCACTACCCTGGACTTTATATTGACAGAGTGGCGGATCAAGCCTTCCCAATCTTCCGTGAACAGGCCGATGTGGCGCTGCTCCATAAAAGCATCGGCGTCGGCAATCAGCCAATGCTTTACAATCTCTGCGTAGCCGGACTTTACCTCGCGCTGCGGCAGCGTCTGCAGGAAAGCCGGGTTGATGAACACCGCCTGCGGCTCCTGGTACACCCCGATATGGTTTTTGAGTCCGTGGAAATCGATGCCGGTTTTGCCGCCCACGCTGGCATCTACCTGCGCCAGCAAGGTGGTAGGCACCTGCACGAAGAAGATGCCGCGCTTAAACACGGCCGCGCAGAAGCCCCCCATATCGCCGATCACGCCGCCGCCCAAATTCACCAGCACCGACCAGCGGTCCAGGTTCAGCTCCGTCATGCGCTGCCAGATGTGCTCACAGGTCTGCAGGGTTTTATGTTCCTCCCCGCTTTGGATCTGGATGATGTCGTGCTCAGGCAGGTATGGCTTTAGGATGGGATAGCAGTGGTGCAGCGTGTGCTCATCCACCAGCACCGCCACCTTGCTGAACGCCCGGTTCTTCAGCAGCTCCGGCAGCTGCTGAAGCGCATCCCTGCCAATATGTATGGATTCAGTCATCCTCGAGAGTTATAAAGTTTGGGAGTTGGAGAGTTGCAAGTATAAGTCGCCACTCAGTTTTGGCGATCAGGAACCAACCATTTAACCATCCAGCAATTTAGCCCTCCCCCATTTAAATTAAACATTCGCAAGCCGGCAATATAGCAACTCCGGCGTTAAACCCCATCTAAAATCTGGGTTTGTTTGCGGATAGATTCCACGTGGATCAGCTTGTAGAGTTCCTCAATGAATGCGGGGTGGAGGCCAGCATCCTCGGCCCATTCGCCGCGGGTTCTAAAAATCTCCATCCAGCGCTCCAGCTGCAGCACCTGCACATTGTTCTGCTTCTTGTATACGCCAATTTGCTCTACCAGCGCCATGCGGCGTGCCAGCGCAGCAATAACGTCGTGATCGGCAGCGTCGATCTGCAGGCGCAGCTCCTCGGCCCGGTTTACCAGCTCGGCGTCATCGTAATTGGTTTTGCGCACCTGCAGTTTGGCTAGTATGGCTTTCAGCCCCTCAGGGGTTACCTGCTGCTCCGCATCGCTCAGCGCCTTTTCAGGGTTCAGGTGCGTCTCGATCATCACGCCATCATACCCCAGATCCAGCGCCTTCTGCGACACCGGGAAGATTAGCTCGCGCTTGCCCCCAATGTGGCTGGGGTCCACGATAACCGGCAGGTTCTGGTAGCGGGCCTTCAGCTCGATGGGTATCTGCCACACCGGCGCGTTTCTATACTTGAGTTTCTGGTAAGACGAAAAGCCACGGTGGATGGCCGCCAGGTCGGTCACGCCCGCATGATAAATCCGCTCAATGGCCCCGATCCACAGGGCCAAGTCCGGGTTCACCGGGTTCTTCACCATCACCGGGATATCCACGCCCCGCAGCGCATCGGCAATGTCCTGCACGGCAAAGGGGTTCACGGTGGTGCGGGCACCAATCCAGAGCACGTCGATCTCCTGCTTCAGCGCCTCCTCCACGTGGCGGGCGGTGGCTACCTCGGTAGCTACCTTCATGCCCAGCTCGCGCCTCACGCGGTGCAGCCAGGCTAGCCCCTGCGTACCCACGCCCTCAAAGCTGCCCGGACGCGTGCGCGGCTTCCAGATACCAGCCCGGAACAAATGGATGCCCAACTGCTTTAGCGCCCCGGCCGTCTGCATGACCTGCTCCTCGCTCTCGGCGCTGCACGGGCCGGCGATCACCAGCGGGTGCCCCTGGCCTTGCCGCAGCCCCGCGAAAAATGACTGTGTCGGATTAAACTTCATCAATTGCATGTGTTGTTACAAAGGTAGCCGTTGTGGTGCAAAAACGGCAGTCGCCAAAGTATAAACTAAGCTCATGTGCCCGCACCGCGGCGCCCTCCAAACGAAACAGCAAAGTGGCGGCCATGGTTTATACTTTCGGCAACGTATAAATTTAGCGCTTGCAGCCGTTGTTTATGGTTGTGTGCTAGGTCCGAAGCACTATCTTTGCACCGCTAATACAACCTTACATGAACCTGATTTCCAAAGTCTCTTTCGACGACACAGCGGTCGCCTTTTCATCCAAATCCGACGCTGAGTTATATAAAATGTTCCTGCTGTTTAAGGCCATGAACAGCAACACCTTTGTGAAGGCCGGCGGCGCCTTGCTCACCACGGCCCTGAACCTGCACCTGCCGGTTAAATTCGTCATCAAGCCGACCATCTTTAACCACTTCTGCGGCGGCGAGACCATTGAGGAGTCGGAACGTGCCATACAGGAGCTGGGCAAGTACAACATCGGCACCATCCTGGATTATTCGGTGGAGGGCGAAGGCGATGAGAAAAGCTTTGACGCCACCCGCGACGAGCTGCTGCACACCATCGAGAAGGCGCACCGCAACAAGAACATCCCTTTCTCGGTGTTCAAGATCACTGGCCTGATAGACATTAACCTACTGGAAAAGGTACAGAAGAGGCAGGAGCTCTCGGCCAGCGAGCGGGCGGCCTTTGAGCGCGGCCGTGACCGCGTGAATGCCATCTGCAGGCACTGCTACGAGCGCGATGTGCGCGTGTTCATCGATGCAGAGGAAAGCTGGATACAGGACACGATCGACAACCTGACCCTCGAGATGATGGAGCTCTACAACAAGGAGAAGGCCAACATCTACAATACCTACCAACTCTACCGCCACGACAGGCTGGATGTGCTGCAGCGAGACCATGAGAATGCCATCAAGGGGGGCTACTACCTGGGCGCCAAGCTGGTGCGCGGCGCCTATATGGAGAAAGAGCGCAGACGCGCCGCCCAGGAAGGTTACCCGAGCCCGATCAACCCGACAAAAGAGGCCACGGATAAATTGTTCGACAAGGGCCTGCGTTTCTGCGTGAAACATATTGACCGCATTGCCTTCTGCAACGGCACGCATAACGAGGCCAGCTGTTACCTGCTGATGGAACTGATGGAGGAGCACAACATTGCCCCCAACGACCCGCGCGTATACTTTGCCCAGCTCTACGGCATGAGCGACAACCTCTCCTACAACCTGGCGAATGCCGGCTACAACGTAGCCAAGTATGTGCCTTACGGCCCGGTGGTGGAGGTGATGCCTTACCTGCTGCGCCGCGCCAACGAGAACACCGCCATAGCCGGCCAGAGCAGTCGCGAGTTTAGCCTGATCAAAAGCGAGATTGAGCGCCGTAAGAAAGCGAGGAAATAAAAACAGGAATGCCGGCTAACGTATAAGCCGGCATTCCTGTCTAAAAGAAGAAGTACGTATCGGTTGGCCTTAAAAAGCGACGGGCCTTGCGCAAGTTGCACAAGGCCCGTCGTGTGTTTCAGAACTATAAGCTATTCGCCGTAGTTCCTGCTACAACTACTCGATTACAGTAGAGTCAGCCTCAACAGCAGCAGAATCATCTTCTACTACTACTTCTTCCTCAACAACTGGAGTCTCTTCTACAACCTCAGTCTCTACAGCTTCAGTTTCAGTAGTTGCTTCTTCGTTGCAAGCAGTGAAAGTAACAAGAGCAAGAGCTACGATAGCGAATTTGAATAAATTTTTCATTTTTGTGTTTGTGATTAAGTGTTTTGGTTTCGATTTTGATCTTCATACCCAAAACCGGCAGAGGTAACCCTGCCTTCTGAAATTTTTTAAAAATATTTTTTCGATGGGTTACAAAGCGCCCCTAAGCGTATTAAAATTTGACTGGAATGAAGAAGAGTTTGTATGAGACGGATGAGGCGGTGATCGAAGGCATCCGGCGCAGCGACGAGAGAGCGCTGGCTTACCTGTACAAACTATACTTCCCGATGATCTCTCACTTTATTTTGAGCAACAGCGGAACCGATGACGAGGCCAAGGACATTTACCAGGAAGGCGTTATCGTGTTCTATGAGAAGATACGGGACAATAGCCTGGAACTGACCTGCCAGATCAAGACCTACCTGTATTCGGTATGCCGAAGGCTCTGGCTGAAGCGCCTGGCGGAGAAAGGCCGCTATGCCACCAAACTCGACGAGACCGACAACTTCGTGCCCGTGGAGGAGGACACCCAGCGCCATGAGGAGCAGGAAAGGCAGTTCGGAGTGATGGGCGATGCCCTGGAGCAGCTCGGGGAGCCGTGCCGCAGCCTGATTGAGGACTATTATATACGCATGCAGAACATGCAGGACATTACCGATAAGTTTGGCTACACCAACACCGATACAGCCAAGAACCAGAAGTATAAATGCCTGCAGCGCCTGAAGAAGATATTTTTTGCTACCTATAAACCTGAAGTATAACCAGGTAAACACTTTTCTGGGAGAAGACTAAGATGTTAGAGTACCGCGCATACGAAGAGATTGAACGCTACCTGAACGGCCAGATGACCGCTGAGGAGAAGGCTGGCTTTGAGGCCTTGCTGCGTGCTGATGTACGCTTGGCAGAGCAGGTACGTGAGCACCGGCAAATGCTGCAGGCCTTGAAAGGCTATGGCAAGCGCCAGCACCTGCGCCAGCAGCTTAACCTCCTCCACCATGAGATGGAGGCCGGACAGCAGGCCAACACCCCGAACCGCTGGAAAGTATACTGGAACCGCCAGAAGCAGACAATTGCCGTGGCCGCCAGTGTTTCCCTGCTCTCGGTGTTCGGCACGCTCTGGAGCGTGCAGCAGATGAAGGCGCCGGTAAAGCAACAGACAGCCCGTTATGTGGAGTTACGCCGTGAGGTGGAGCGCCTGAAAAAAGCCCAGACCGCCATCATAAATGGCATTAACGATGCCAGCAAGCCCGCGCCCCCGCGCCCAGCCACCTTTAGTGGCACCGGCTTCGCTATCTCCGCCGATGGGTATGTGGTGACCAGCTCGCACGTAGTAGAGGGCGCCGATTCTATCATGATCGAAAATAAGGCCGGCCTGAAGTATAAGGTGAGCGAAGTCTACCGCGATGAGATACACGACCTCTCTATACTGAAAATAGCAGACGAAAACTTTGAGGGCTTCGGCAAACTGCCTTATACCTTCAAGGATATTGAGAGCGAGCTGGGCGAGCGTGTGTTTACGCTGGGCTACCCGCGCGAGGACATCGTGTTTGGCGAAGGCTCACTGAGCTCTGCCTCCGGCTTTGAGGGCGATACAACAGCCTACCAGATCTCCATTCCGCTTAACCCCGGCAACAGCGGCGGTCCGCTGCTGGATGATAAGGGCAACCTGATCGGCGTGATCAGTGGCAAGCAGGCGGGGCAGGAAGGTGCGGCCTTCGCCATTAAATCAGCTTACCTGCTGCAGTTGATTGAGGAGCTGGCAAGCGCCGGCCAGGTGCAGCCAGTAGCGTTACCAAAAAATAATGCACTTTCCGCCCAAAGCAGGCCTCAGCAGCTGAAAAAACTAAAAGACTACATATTTATAGTGAAGGTGTATAATTAATTAGTAAGAGGCTATAACCCTCTGGTTCAGTTGCACTCTAACTAAGTATAGGGGTATAAAAATAAACGCCTAACCTCAACATTTTCAGCGCTTATCAGTTATATTATTATAGTTGGAATTATTACTCATTTTGATGAGCAACTATTTTAAAATCTGAAAAGCTATGAAAAAGAGAACGATTATACCGATGGCTCTTGCTGCCACCATGCTATTTGGCTTTGGCTGCGCGAGCTCTAATGACGCAACGAACGACACTACCGCTATGGACGATGACATGACCATGAGTGAGACACAGACCATGGCCGGCGATGACCCTGAGACAGTAGTAGTGGAAGAGTCTGTAGTGGCAGTAACCCCTGTAGCCACTCTTGATGTCACTACCCTGGTGATGGAGAACACAACTGAGATCGACCAGATGTTCGAGAGCGTGGAGGACACTGAGCAGTACGATGCCCTTGAGTTGGCAAGAATGGAGCCGAACCTTTCTACCTTTGTAACACTGGTAGAGCAGTCAGGCATTAATAACGACCTGGATCGCTTAGAGGAGTTCACCCTGCTTGCCCCAACGAACGAGGCCTTCGCCAAGCTACCGAAGGAGAAGCTGGAGGCGCTTGTGCTCTCTGAGAACCAGGCCCTTCTAAAAGCCATACTGCAGGCCCACATATTACCAAACGAGGTTTCATCGCTGCAGTTCCAGAACAACACCCAAATTGAGGTAGGCGAGGATTCATACCTTCCGGTTGAGGTAGGCGTGAATAACACCAACATCCGTGTCGGTGGCGCGCAGCTGGTGAAAACCAACATAGAAGCCTCTAACGGCATGATCCACGTGATCGACAGCGTTATACTTCCCAAAGACGCACAGGACGACTCCCCTATCGGGTACTAACGCTGCTTTGGCGTAATAACCACACCGAAGGCTCTCTTATACGTATAAGGGAGCCTTCTCTATTTATAGGCATCGCGTGCATAAAAAACCTTGCGTGCATGCCTCACCCTCAAAAGAGCATCAACCATGAAAAGTACCTTTCTGCACCACCTGGCAGTTATTACCCTAACGGCAACAAGCCTTACTGGCTGCGCTCCTACCGCAAGTACAGACAGTGCGGTCGCCGTCACCCAGACCGAGACCATGGGCGGCCAGGCGGCAGCGGAGGCTGAGCCGGACACAACGGAGATTGACTATAGCCGGATGTTCGCTGAGGTGGGGAACACGGCACAGTACACGTTGGCCGAACTGGCGGCAATGGATCCGAACCTCTCCACCTTCTCCACCCTGCTGGACCAGGCAGAGCTGACCGATGCGCTGATGGCGGAGAAAAGCCTGACGTTGCTTGCCCCCACGAACCAGGCATTCTCCAGCTGGCCCCAGGACTCGGTTAACATGCTGATGAAGCCAGAGCACAAGGCCCGGCTGATCAGGCTGCTGCAGGCCCACTTGCTATTGCGGGAAACCAGCTCCCTAGGCCTGAGCAACAATCAGAGTATAGAAACGAGCGGTGGCGAATACATCACTGTTAGCACAGATGATCATACGGTTACCGTTGGCGAGGCAACTATCGTACGGCCAGACATCAGGGCATCGAACGGCGTGCTGCACGTAGTGGACAAGGTGCTCCGTACCGCCGAAGGTGTTAGGGCAGATCAATAGCACATGCCCGCCTGCCTAACCTTCTTAACATTTTGCCGCTGCATCGGGTAAAAGAGATGAACCAACTTGTATAGAACATGAGAACACTTAAGATATTTGCAGCCCTCCTGGCCGCCTCCTTCGGCACTTTGGGCTGTGCCAGTACCGATACTTCTGCCACCATGGATAGCACCGTGAGCGCCGGAGGCAACACCGTAGACTCACCTGTGGAGGAGCAGGCTGTAAGGGATAACACCTCCGGGTCACAGGCCCCTATGGACCCAGACACAGACATGTCGGTGGAAGGCAACCCCAAAGATGTCGTTTCGGCCGATAATCCGATTGGCCGCCGGCCAAGTATTGTAGCACTGGCACAGCAGACACCCGAGTTGTCTACCTTCCTGGAACTGATAAAGGCAGCCGACATGGTCACCATACTGGAGAGCCCCGCCCCCTACACGGTGTTTGCCCCTACCAATGCTGCCTTTGATGCCTTGCCAGCCGGTACGGTAGAAGTCCTTAAACAGCCAGGCAACCAACTTGAACTGCAAAGAATCATACAGTCGCACGTACTACCGAACCGCATCACCACAGATGAGATGCAGGACAATATGCCTATGATGACAGCTTATGGCGAAGAGGTGATCGCCACCCGGAACGGCGGCACGCTTAAGGTAGGGAACGCCACAGTTCTAAAATCAGATATTCAAGCCTCCAACGGCATTGTACACATTGTGGATAAGGTACTTGCCCCACCTGCAGAACAAGAGTAGCAAGCGACACTTCGTAACTATAGGCGGCCCTTACCCGTTAAGAATAACCACGCCGGCAAATGCATTTAAGTAGCTGCCGGCAATACTTGAACAAATAAACCAAAACTAAAAAAGCTATGGTAGACAGAACTGATAAAGCGGGCATGATGACCGCAATGTTTAGAGACAGAGAGAGTGCAGAGCGCGCCTACGACGAACTACGTGCACGCGGCTATGATAAAGACGAAATAAACGTGGTGATGTCCGAGGAGGGCAGAAAGCGCCACTTCTCAGGAGAGGACAAGGATGACACAACAGAGCTTGGTAACAAGTCGCTGGAGGGCACCGGTGCCGGATCGGCTATTGGTGGTACCCTGGGTGCTATTATAGGTGCCGTGGCAGCCATTGGTACCTCCGTGGCGATTCCGGGCCTTGGCCTGGTGGTGGCCGGTCCGTTGGCGGCTGGTCTGGCTGGCGCTGGTGCCGGCGGCCTGACAGGTGGCCTGATCGGTGCGTTGATCGGAGCCGGTATACCTGAGGAGAGAGCCAAGGTATATGAGACTGGTGTAAAAGAGGGTAACATCGTGCTGGGCTTCAAGCCGCACAATCCGGAGGATGTTCGTTACTTTGAAACGCATTTCCAGAGCAACAGAGGAGAGCATATCTATTATTAACAGGTAACCGCACCTCACAAATAGTAAGCGCCGGGCGCTGCCAAGTACAGGCGGCGCCCGGCGCTTTTGCGTTTCCTCCTCCCAGCACCACACACTATACACAACTTTACATATTTTATATGTATAATATTAATTACTTTTGATAGTACAAAGTGGTTTGGCTTAAAGTATAAAATACCTACCATTGATGTAAATAGGAATTAAAAAAGTTTGTCTGGGCCTAAAAGTATACAATAAGGTCTAAGATTGTCGTTATAACACAAAATGTAAAAACCATGGCAGGCCTTACCCAAGGCTCGCCTCCTTACTTTCATAGAAGACTTAAAGCGAGTGCACACAGCTACACCCTATAAGCAGTAAGAACCCTTATGTATAAGTTACAACACATTCTTATTATAGATGATGACCAGATCAACAGTCTATTCTCTCAGATCATATTAGAGGATGCCGATGTGAGCAGCCTGGTATCTACCTGCCAAAGCGTTCCGGAGGCGCTCGACTTCCTGCGGGCTGCCGAAACCATGGAGGAAACCGCCTTTCCCGACCTCATCCTGCTCGACATTAGCATGCCCTCTATGGACGGCTTCGATTTCCTGGACCGCTACTATGCCTTGGGGTACAACGAGCGGCACAAGACGTTTATCTCCATGTTCACCTCCTACGACGAGCAGGACCACCTGCAGCGCGCGCGCAAGTATGAGGTGGTGGTAGGGTTTATCACCAAGCCGCTGTCTCTCCCGACACTTCACAATATACTTGCGCTCCAGGACAGCACCCGCGCAGAAAACAATTTGCCATAGTTTCGTATGCAGTAGGGTATAACAATATCATATCCTAACATAAAGAACTATGAGAAACACATGGATAGCCATCTGGTGCGCGGCAGGCGCCTTCCTGTTTGCCTCCTGCGACTCCGGATCTGGCGAAGAGACCACCACCGCCGAAACCACCTCCCAGACAGCCACGGTAGCCGGCACCGACTCCACCCTTACTGAAGACAAGCAGGAGCTGATGCAGTTTGCGGCCCGCAACAACATACTGCAGGTAGAACTCGGCAAGTTGGCAGCCGCACAGGGCGCCTCAGACGCCGTGAAGACCTATGGCCAGAACCTGGTAGACTGGTATACAACCAAGCAGGAGGAGTTACGGGAGCTTTCGCAGCAGTACGGCGTCAGCCTGCCACAGCAGCTGGAGGAGGAGGGCAAGGAGCACCTGACCGAGCTACGCGAGGCGGAGAACTTTAACGAGGAGTACTGGGAACAGCTGACGGAGGCGCAGCAAGAGGCCATTGATAAGTTCGACGACGGTCTGAAAGACATAGAGGAGGCGGATGCCACCGCATTTTCGGTGTGGGCCCGCAACACCCTGAAGGAGCTGCAGGCGCAGTACGAGCAGGCCAAGGGCCAGGAAGTAGAGCTTAAGCGCAGTGACACAGGCCTGAACCTTGACAACTAAGGATACGTCCGTATTTATAAAGTATAAAAGGCATGGAGGCCGGGGATTCCCCGGCCTCCATGCCTTTTATACTTTTCACAGTACCTCTTTCAGTTTGCCCCAGGTGTGCTGTGCCAGCAGTTTCTGCCCTTCCGCGTTCGGGTGTACCCCGTCGGGCAGGTTCAGGAGGCGGTTGCCGGCCACACCCTCCAACAGAAAGGGGATAAAGTGGGTATTATTCTGTAGCGCCAGCTCCCTGAACAGCTTCCGGAACTCCGCGGCATAGCGCCCCGGCACGATATCCGGAATCTCCATCCCTGAAAGGATGATCTTTACCTCCGGGTACTTTTGGCGCACTTTGTTGATGATCTCCTGCAGGTTCTGGCTGGTTTCGCGGGCAGGTATACCGCGCAGGCCGTCGTTGGCACCAAGTGCAAGTATAAAAACTGCGATGGGCTCGTGCAGCCAGCGGTCTATGCGGTGCACGCCGCTGGCGGTGGTATCGCCGCTCAGGCCGCCATTTAAAACTCTATAGCCCGTGTACCCCTCCTGTTGCAGCTGCTCCTGCAGCAAGCTGGGGTATGCTTTCGCAGCAGGTAAGCCGTAGCCAGCTGTCAGGCTGTCTCCGAATATAAGTATGTTCTTCATGTAATAGCTGATTCTGTGTCTGCAAAATGTGGCAATTTCCCTGCCACACTTGCTAAAACAAAAAGGGTTGCCATTAGTTGGCAACCCTTTTTGTTTTAGTTGATTTATACTCCTAGTCGGCTGATTTTTCCATCTGGCGCAGGCGCTCGCAGGTGGCCAGGGAGGCTTGTTTCTGCT is a window of Pontibacter kalidii DNA encoding:
- a CDS encoding response regulator, producing MYKLQHILIIDDDQINSLFSQIILEDADVSSLVSTCQSVPEALDFLRAAETMEETAFPDLILLDISMPSMDGFDFLDRYYALGYNERHKTFISMFTSYDEQDHLQRARKYEVVVGFITKPLSLPTLHNILALQDSTRAENNLP
- a CDS encoding fasciclin domain-containing protein; its protein translation is MKKRTIIPMALAATMLFGFGCASSNDATNDTTAMDDDMTMSETQTMAGDDPETVVVEESVVAVTPVATLDVTTLVMENTTEIDQMFESVEDTEQYDALELARMEPNLSTFVTLVEQSGINNDLDRLEEFTLLAPTNEAFAKLPKEKLEALVLSENQALLKAILQAHILPNEVSSLQFQNNTQIEVGEDSYLPVEVGVNNTNIRVGGAQLVKTNIEASNGMIHVIDSVILPKDAQDDSPIGY
- a CDS encoding fasciclin domain-containing protein, which encodes MRTLKIFAALLAASFGTLGCASTDTSATMDSTVSAGGNTVDSPVEEQAVRDNTSGSQAPMDPDTDMSVEGNPKDVVSADNPIGRRPSIVALAQQTPELSTFLELIKAADMVTILESPAPYTVFAPTNAAFDALPAGTVEVLKQPGNQLELQRIIQSHVLPNRITTDEMQDNMPMMTAYGEEVIATRNGGTLKVGNATVLKSDIQASNGIVHIVDKVLAPPAEQE
- a CDS encoding RNA polymerase sigma factor, producing the protein MKKSLYETDEAVIEGIRRSDERALAYLYKLYFPMISHFILSNSGTDDEAKDIYQEGVIVFYEKIRDNSLELTCQIKTYLYSVCRRLWLKRLAEKGRYATKLDETDNFVPVEEDTQRHEEQERQFGVMGDALEQLGEPCRSLIEDYYIRMQNMQDITDKFGYTNTDTAKNQKYKCLQRLKKIFFATYKPEV
- a CDS encoding fasciclin domain-containing protein, translated to MKSTFLHHLAVITLTATSLTGCAPTASTDSAVAVTQTETMGGQAAAEAEPDTTEIDYSRMFAEVGNTAQYTLAELAAMDPNLSTFSTLLDQAELTDALMAEKSLTLLAPTNQAFSSWPQDSVNMLMKPEHKARLIRLLQAHLLLRETSSLGLSNNQSIETSGGEYITVSTDDHTVTVGEATIVRPDIRASNGVLHVVDKVLRTAEGVRADQ
- a CDS encoding arylesterase, which produces MKNILIFGDSLTAGYGLPAAKAYPSLLQEQLQQEGYTGYRVLNGGLSGDTTASGVHRIDRWLHEPIAVFILALGANDGLRGIPARETSQNLQEIINKVRQKYPEVKIILSGMEIPDIVPGRYAAEFRKLFRELALQNNTHFIPFLLEGVAGNRLLNLPDGVHPNAEGQKLLAQHTWGKLKEVL
- a CDS encoding S1C family serine protease, encoding MLEYRAYEEIERYLNGQMTAEEKAGFEALLRADVRLAEQVREHRQMLQALKGYGKRQHLRQQLNLLHHEMEAGQQANTPNRWKVYWNRQKQTIAVAASVSLLSVFGTLWSVQQMKAPVKQQTARYVELRREVERLKKAQTAIINGINDASKPAPPRPATFSGTGFAISADGYVVTSSHVVEGADSIMIENKAGLKYKVSEVYRDEIHDLSILKIADENFEGFGKLPYTFKDIESELGERVFTLGYPREDIVFGEGSLSSASGFEGDTTAYQISIPLNPGNSGGPLLDDKGNLIGVISGKQAGQEGAAFAIKSAYLLQLIEELASAGQVQPVALPKNNALSAQSRPQQLKKLKDYIFIVKVYN
- a CDS encoding DUF4142 domain-containing protein; translation: MRNTWIAIWCAAGAFLFASCDSGSGEETTTAETTSQTATVAGTDSTLTEDKQELMQFAARNNILQVELGKLAAAQGASDAVKTYGQNLVDWYTTKQEELRELSQQYGVSLPQQLEEEGKEHLTELREAENFNEEYWEQLTEAQQEAIDKFDDGLKDIEEADATAFSVWARNTLKELQAQYEQAKGQEVELKRSDTGLNLDN